TTTGTTGACCAATGGCAGTACCGCAGCCTTCACAGGTGCCAATACTGGAGGAATACGAAGTACAGTTCGACTACTTCCATCTTCCAATGTTTCTTCTGTGTATGAACTTGACAAGATTGCCAAGAACATTCTATCCAACCCGATAGACGTTTCTACTACGTAAGGTACATACGATTTCTCTTCTTCAGAATCAAAGAACTGAAGTTTCTTTCCACTATATTCTTCATGAGCTTTCAGATCAAAGTCAGTTCGTGAGTGAATACCTTCCAATTCTTTGAAGCCCATTGGGAAATTGAACTCGATATCACAAGCGGCATTTGCGTAGTGTGCGAGATTCAAGTGATCATGGAATCTGTAATTTTCTTCTCCAAGCCCAAGAGACTTGTGCCACTTAATTCTTTTTTCTTTCCAGCTTTCGTACCACTCCATCTCTGTACCTGGCTTGATGAAAAACTGCATTTCCATCTGCTCAAATTCGCGCATTCTGAAGATGAACTGACGAGCGATAATTTCATTTCTAAAGGCCTTACCTGTCTGCGCAATACCAAATGGCAGCTTCATACGACCAGTTTTTTGGACATTGAGGTAGTTCACAAAAATACCTTGTGCTGTTTCTGGTCGGAGGTAGATTTTGCTGGCACCATCCGTCACTGCACCGAGTTCTGTGGAGAACATGAGATTGAACTGCTTTACGTCCGTCCAATTCTTAGATCCACTCACCGGGTCAGCAATACCCAACTCCTCAATCAATAATTTTAAGTCTTCGAAGTTCTCTTCTTCGATGTCCTTTTTGAATCGTGCATTGATATCGTCAATCTTCTTTTGATTATCCAATACACGGCCATTAGTAGACAAAAATTCTTCCTTGTTAAAAGCATCACCAAATCGCTTTTCAGCCTTGGCTACTTCTTTATCGATTTTGGCTTCGATCTTGGCTACATGCTCCTCGATCAGCACATCTGCTCTGTATCGCTTCTTTGAATCCTTATTGTCGATCATAGGATCATTGAATGCATCTACATGACCAGAAGCTTTCCAGGTAGTCGGGTGCATGAAAATTGAGGCGTCGATGCCTACAATGT
The sequence above is drawn from the Reichenbachiella sp. genome and encodes:
- a CDS encoding glycine--tRNA ligase; protein product: MAKNDDQNLLKKIIAHSKEYGYVFPSSEIYDGLSATYDYGQYGAELKKNIRDYWWKAMVQMNENIVGIDASIFMHPTTWKASGHVDAFNDPMIDNKDSKKRYRADVLIEEHVAKIEAKIDKEVAKAEKRFGDAFNKEEFLSTNGRVLDNQKKIDDINARFKKDIEEENFEDLKLLIEELGIADPVSGSKNWTDVKQFNLMFSTELGAVTDGASKIYLRPETAQGIFVNYLNVQKTGRMKLPFGIAQTGKAFRNEIIARQFIFRMREFEQMEMQFFIKPGTEMEWYESWKEKRIKWHKSLGLGEENYRFHDHLNLAHYANAACDIEFNFPMGFKELEGIHSRTDFDLKAHEEYSGKKLQFFDSEEEKSYVPYVVETSIGLDRMFLAILSSSYTEETLEDGSSRTVLRIPPVLAPVKAAVLPLVNKDGLPEKAREIMDELKYSVNVQMDVKDAIGRRYRRQDAIGTPYCITVDHQTLEDGMVTIRERDSMEQRRVSVDEVVAEIEKAVDLKKLLKQL